A single Plasmodium knowlesi strain H genome assembly, chromosome: 13 DNA region contains:
- a CDS encoding pre-mRNA-splicing factor 38B, putative, with the protein MDNNYNNAEAPASYPPNVPTQPSQLGQPNQLEQNGINKQMYDYYYYNSNPDGSMGNKIGYNNMPTDVPFDGNYALNYGYVDPSFYHMNSGMHPMGNMMNPYSNAMSRFPSRMEEHPNSYRYSNPDHTYRGGMKYKVGANNASSSSFHSSLANYNNEEKKNILEMTNTTTYNVNTLLRNNILSSEYFRSLVPLKTFKEVVEEIHLYADHVEPYCIGSTRAPSTLFCCLYKLFTMHLSEKQMKMLIESRESCYIRACGFLYLRYVHSPANLWMWFEPYLLDEDEFITSADKRKKQTIGEYTQCLLADDKYFNTVLPRMPIKIKNTYGARLMLMNDHRRRLRRNKEKMHKFVKGEPIMAYVNGEWEKGEIGGIVNHGKEKIFIRIRQIDGNEKLVNMGYVKLGSGDPDREGDTENGDGTERSRNRDEKTHRRGSRSRSGKRRRRRSRSRSRGRNRSRSRHRGRHKDRSRDRDRSRNRDRSRDRDRSRNRDRSRDRDRSRDRDRSRDRDRSRDRDRSRDRDRRRKRRTSEERNEKKHSSHDKSHRDHRDRSLTKRGRTSYEDLHKKKDMSSSRSSRSYSSEEDGKTHRKDKYELNENELINKYRKIESQKALATGRDYARRPTSYKSSLTVKMENIHNRRQSISRSPKRIDKTVIHSQKDEKGTENSAMENSKLMQLMQKYNKEEDGEATNKMNTGDMDEMDVMTLG; encoded by the exons GAAATTATGCTCTGAATTACGGATACGTGGACCCGTCCTTCTATCACATGAACAGTGGAATGCACCCCATGGGTAATATGATGAACCCATACAGTAACGCCATGAGCAGATTCCCAAGCAGAATGGAAGAACACCCAAATAGCTACAGATATAGCAATCCAGACCATACCTATAGGGGGGGTATGAAATATAAAGTGGGTGCAAACAATGCATCTAGTAGCTCCTTCCATTCATCTCTAGCTAATTACaacaatgaagaaaaaaaaaacatcctcGAAATGACAAACACTACAACGTACAATGTAAATACCTTACTTagaaataatattttatcgTCCGAATATTTCAGATCGCTAGTTCCATTGAAAACCTTTAAGGAGGTCGTAGAAGAAATTCATTTATATGCGGACCATGTGGAACCCTATTGCATTGGAAGTACAAGGGCACCCTCGACTCTTTTTTGTTGCCTCTATAAGTTATTCACCATGCATTTGTCAGAGAAGCAG ATGAAGATGTTGATCGAAAGTCGAGAATCCTGCTACATACGAGCCTGTGGATTTTTGTATTTGAGATATGTCCACTCGCCTGCCAAT CTGTGGATGTGGTTCGAACCCTACCTCTTGGATGAAGATGAGTTTATCACATCGGCTGACAAACGGAAGAAGCAGACGATAGGCGAGTACACTCAATGCCTCTTGGCAGACGATAAGTATTTCAACACAG TTCTCCCTAGAATGcccataaaaataaaaaacaccTATGGAGCACGATTGATGTTAATGAATGACCATAGGAGGAGGCTCAGAAGGAACAAGGAAAAGATGCACAAATTTGTCAAGGGCGAACCCATTATGGCCTATGTCAA CGGAGAGTGGGAGAAGGGCGAAATAGGAGGCATCGTGAATcacgggaaggaaaaaattttcatcagaATCAGACAAATAGATGGAAACGAAAAACTCGTTAATATGGGATACGTGAAGCTGGGCTCGGGGGACCCCGACAGGGAAGGAGACACAGAAAATGGGGATGGCACCGAAAGGAGCCGAAACAGGGATGAGAAAACGCACAGAAGGGGTAGCAGAAGTAGGAGCGGTAAAAGGAGGAGGCGTAGAAGCAGGAGTAGAAGCAGGGGCAGAAACAGGAGCAGAAGCCGGCATAGAGGTAGACACAAGGATAGGAGTCGCGATCGAGATAGGAGTCGCAATCGAGATAGGAGCCGAGATCGGGATAGGAGTCGCAATCGAGATAGGAGCCGAGATCGGGATAGGAGCCGAGACCGGGATAGGAGCCGAGACCGGGATAGGAGCCGAGATCGGGATAGGAGCCGAGATCGGGATAGACGCAGAAAGAGACGAACGAGTGAAGAacggaacgaaaaaaaacactccTCGCACGACAAGTCGCATAGAGACCACCGTGATAGGTCACTCACAAAACGCGGAAGAACATCATACGAAGATTTgcacaagaaaaaagataTGTCCTCATCTAGATCGTCCAGGTCGTACAGTTCCGAAGAAGATGGTAAAACCCATAGAAAAGACAAGTACGAACTTAATGAAAACGAAttaattaataaatatagaaaaatagaaagccAAAAGGCACTCGCTACTGGAAGAGATTATGCTCGAAGGCCGACGTCATACAAGTCCTCTCTGACCGTAAAGATGGAGAATATTCATAACAGAAGACAGTCCATTTCCAGATCTCCTAAAAGAATAGACAAAACAGTAATTCATTCgcagaaggatgaaaagggAACCGAAAATAGTGCGATGGAAAACTCCAAATTAATGCAACTAATGCAAAAGTATAACAAAGAGGAAGATGGTGAGGCgacaaacaaaatgaacacagGGGATATGGATGAAATGGATGTCATGACGTTGGGGTAA